The DNA segment TGAGGAGGGTGCTTGTTCTTCCATCAGTGCTCACTTCTCTTCTGTTCCCTTTTTCCATCTCACCCAGGGTGCTGGTGCCTGGATGGCTGGAGCAGTGAACAACTTGAAAGCGGGACAGCCAGGCTCCCGTGGGCATTCCTGAGGcagcctgctcctggctggctcTGGCCTTCACAGGGCACTGGATGGCCTTCATCACCCAAAACCACTCTCACACCTTCACTGCCATGGACAGTGTCTCagctcctctcctcctgccccagccctgctccctctgtGACTCCCCAGGCTGCAGTCAGGCATGGCAGGGTGCCCCAGGTACACACCAGGCTCAGCTGGACCCTCTCTGCCTTTTCCACATGAGGATGACTTGTTTGTACGGTATTTAAACATTGTTGTGCAATATCCAGTGCAGGGATGGGGTGACGGGGGTTTCACGTGTTTTTAATCAGTTATTTAAGTATTACCAGGGAGAGCAAGTTGTGAGTGCAGGTGCTGGCCTTGATGGGCTTTCATGTGAGCCCTCTTGGCTTCCTCAGCCCCCCcccacagctgcaggagcaTATTGGTGCTATATACAGAACCCACTGCCTCTGGGGAGAGCAGCTGGTGATAACATTCTTCAGTTTATTCTCTGTTTACAGGGGGTGGCAAGTTGGGCCCCAGCAGAGAGCCAACCGTGGAAATATAATTTGTGGGGCCACTGTGGATTTTGGTCAGCTTTAGCAGAagggattattttttatttcattattttccccatttaaCCCTCTTCAGCAGGAACACTGCAACCCTTCTGTCCTCCAGCACTCGCTTGTCTTGCCTCGGTGCTGTAAATCCCCAAAGCAGCCCCAGCGTGGCCCATGAGCTCCAGCCCACGTCATTAGGACACACTCCAGGTACGACAGGGCAGCTCTGGCCCAGGTGCAGAGCAGAAGGCCAGCAGGAAGCTCAGCAGAAGGCAGTGCTGGACCCCTCTGCAGCGTGGTACCATCAGCAGGAGATGTTTTATCATGtgtctgtgctgagctgcagctcagcatgGGCTCTCTGCTTCCCAAACCACTGAGAAACCTACCTGGAAAATGCCCAGGTGGTGAAACAGCTGAGCTATTAACACAACACATGGTGCTTTTGTAGGGCAGCTCTCTTACTCCAGGTTTTGTCTCCAGGCCATGGATGGAGAGAGCTGTCTGTGTGCACTTTAAGCAGCTGATGGTTCTGACCCTGAGGGCCCTCCcttatggatttatttttttcttctcttaataGTTTGGCTTTTGTATGTGGTAttatttttcctcaggattttaaaataagacCTCTGTTatgccagatttttttttccttgaaattatTTCCTAGGAGAACACAGGGAAGTCTGGAGCTGTAGTTAAAACAGTCCTCTTGTGTCTGATTTACCATGGACAAATTCTCAAAGAGCATGACTGCTGCTCCACATGTGAAAAACTGCATTATTGGCATAAAAAAATTAGTCTTATTTGCTGGTTCTCTTTCCCTAAGATCTACTCATTAAAGAAATCCCAGATAAACCCCAAGAACTCATTAAATTTGTAGTTATATGTGGTAATGTATCTGTAGGATGACTTAAGTCACATTAGTTTTCACAACTCTACTACCTCTTTCTCCACAAGGAAACAGTTCACATGGTGTGTCTTGAAATTCTCACAGATTATTCCTCATTTTACTAATTTTAGACCTTTTTTTACCTTCTGTGCCTGGAAAACAAACCAATCTCAAAAACTTCCTTCTAAAAAAAAGGGGAGGACAAGTAAAAGACAACAGCTTTCTAATCTTTGTCTTTTTCAGTAGTTGGggtatattacatataaaaacGTGTATTTAAACAACCCCCAAACTTGTTGTTTCTTGGTCTGTAATGGCAGGCTTGGCTGCTCACAGTGCAGCAGGACTGTTCATACACTGTAATTGTTGATTCAACCACAGAACTTGATCTCATATCTGAGCCCTCACTGagggcagcagctcttctgctCCAACCCCTGATCTTCAGCAAATGGCCACTAAAAGtcactaaaattattttcactgtaTTTCATGTGAGCATGAGATCAAGGTTTCAGAAAATGCCCCCAGACACGCAATGCTCAGAGAAAAACTGGACATGCTGAAACTCTAATAGAAAACTTTATTGCTGGAATAtcacaaaaatctccaaaagGAGATTTAAGTAGATTTAAGTAagtccttttaaaatttcatgtgTGCAAGTTGAGTGAATGAGACCAGGGGAACTGCAGGAGGAGTACAAGATGTTAAACCTGATTCTTTGAAAGATAATATTACTTGGGAGAACTTGTAACAAATACATCTCACTTTCTTCTGTGTCCACATGTTAATGGTTTACAATAATGCTCTCTATGCATCTATGCAAATACTTGAAGAATGCAATTCATTGTGCCTTTTGCCtagttttaataaaatttgTTGGGTGTCATTAACAAATACTCTTTCACCGTCTATTATTTCATAACCTCTGTTCAAATCTTCATTTTCTACATGGCATTTCTCCAGGGATGGCAGAATTGCTTTAATGAAATGCACTTCTAGAGTGAAGAAAGATGAGTCCCATTTACAgccattttctaaaataaaatgcacCAAGCATCACACTGATTAGGAAGCCAAAACCAAAGCTGGAGTGAGTGACTTGGATTATTTTCTGCCACCAAAGGAGGTCGCTGCAGTTTTACTCTGCTCCAGATGCTCTTTCTGTTGTTCTCAGCTGTCCCTCAGCCTCTTTATCCTTTAGGGCTACACTAGTAAGATGAAATAATGAAAGACTACCAGATCCAcctgcaacttttttttttttattttgaaaaaaccctttatttccctttccacATTCCAAAAAGACAGCACTGAAATGTTATTAAAATAGGAAATTGGATCATCCTCTCTCACAAAGCCCCACATTGTATTTGCTCAGTGATGCTCACACCCAGGTGTAATCAGGTGAGCATCTCAGAGGACAGCAGGATACCTCATGGAGCTCAAAGAATTCGGGGGGTTTTCCAAGGTCAAGAtatttcctgaggaaaaaaatactttatattTACAGTCACTTGGTctttcagactgaaaaaaataatcataagaAGTTTTGGAGTCAGTGGTATAGTTTCTCTTGACATGGGGTTTatcctgccagagctgcccagcctgagcagggacTGCCTTCCTCAGGTGGGGTCTGGGTCAGGCCCAGTAACTTCACCAAGGCCTGGGCaccaggaaaaataaacaaacccaaacaaatgaaactcccataaaaataattaacactGCTTCAGGGAAACTCCTGTACctcacaaaaaacaaaccccaaaaggtGAAAAAGATCTCTCTATAAAAACACTTCATGGCTTGAGTCCTGCCACTGAGCCTGAGTGAGCAGCAATTGCAAAATTCAACATGTTTTGCCCATATTCACCAATATTCTTGTCCCCTTATTTGCAGAGCAAGTGATTAAACATGGATGAGCAGAGTCTGAGTAGCAGCGTTCAGTCCTTGTCTCTCACCTCCTCTTGAGACGCTGGTGTGTATTTTAGAGTTCATGCAAGTGTctagaaaggaaacaaaaaaagacaaaaatgacTAATCAATGATCCATCAAGGCCTGGAAACAAAGACATCAATGGCCACCCGGGGGAAGGAGTGAAGGGTAAACATCAGCCCTGCCAAGAAtaagagagggaaggggcctcAGAGAGGAGCTTTGTTCCAGCACTATCATATTTCTCGAGGATTTTTGTTTCCAGTGGCTGCCTGTATTAGGGCCCAGAGAGGATTAAACACTCCCTTGCTCCCATACCGTAACAGAGATCCCATCCAAAAGCCTGCAGAAAGATTTGACTTTGGAAAAGACActgttcattttattttctgcttttcctttctaaaaTTTTCCCTGGCACTTGGAATATTGACATCACCCATCCAACCCCCAGTCCCCTGCATATAACTCCCTAAGTATAGAGCATGAATACTTTGGGTTTGTCCTCTGGGGCAATGCTGGAGTTGTCCACCTCTATCAAGATGTTCTTGTCATCTCTGGTGACCGGTGCTGGTTGTTCATTCTGAAGGACTTGGGGCAAATTCCCTAAACTGACGTCCATGTCTTTGAAAGCATGGAgtaaaaacacccccaaaatgaTGGTGAGGAAGCCACAGACTGTCCCAATGATGTCAACCACGGTCATGGCGACCCACTCCTTAAAGAGGATGATGGAAGTGGTGATGACGATGGTGGTGAACAGCACGTAGTAGATGGGGAACACCAAAGAGGTGTTAAAAATGTCTAGGGACTTGTTGAGGTAGTTGATCTGTGTGGTGATGGATGCCACCAGCGTGACGACCAGGATCCAGGTCAGtgggtgctgcagcacaggctggccAGCAAAGAAGCCCTTGATGGCAATCCCCAGGCCCTTGACCGAGGACACGGAGAAGGCGCCGATGACGGAGCAGATGGTGAGGTAGATGAGGATGTTGCTCTGGCCATAACGGGGGGCGAGGTAGAAGATcaggaggaagcagagagcCAGGAGGATTGCAGCATAAGCCAGGAAacctgcagcagggagagaagaactCAGAACTCCAGCAGTGGGCACGGGGAGAGGTTTGCActgcccggccccgagagggAGGGCGCGGCTGGCTGCGTACCCGGCTCCTTCAGCTTGGAAGTCATTTCCTCCAGGGTGGTGACCTCCTCGTCCTCTGGGGCATGAATGACCATCACAGTGCTGCCCACCAGGCTCAGCAGGCAGCCCAGCTTTCCCAGCAGGTTGAGCCGTTCTCCAAGCAAATACGAGGACAGAATGGCACTGCACGGGACAGACAAACATCAGCTGGTGCTCTGCACTCCTTAaagaaggagcagcagctctaGGAAGGTTAAGAATGCTTCCATGTGATACAAGGACACAACTTTGGTGTAAATTAGTTGGATTCACCGTCATATGACATCTATCACAGCTGAACCTGCAGGGTGTGACCTGTAGATCACAGCTCTTATGTCAGCAAGGTGCAAAAATGCTGAATGTTTTAGCACATccgcagaaatatttttttttcagggtcAGCAGAATCattcaggagctgctgagcatTATGAAGCTTTTAGTGCTCAAGAAAATTACTTCAAGGGCCACCATAACAGAGAAAAAGCCTGAACCTAACAACAAAAAAGTTATGTTAATTTTAACTAAATCTTCAGAACCATTAGAAAGAGAAACTCTAAAAGTACTGGAGCTACAGATATATTTGCAAAAATATCTAGTTGttgtcaaaaaaaaatctggggcAAGACACCAGAGCAGTCCTCTCAGTTTTCTTATGCATTTCATAATACAGTCTTTCTATAAAACCTTAAGTAGCCAGAGCCATGTATTTTGGTAGGATTctcctatttaaaaataaagaaatgaaatagGGTTTCAGCCCTTTTGGAAATACCCTGAAGTATAAAACCCTACAACACGAGAGGACCCTAAAAGCTTATAAAATAAAAGGCAGGTGAAAGGCAGTTTGAAAATAAGCCTGGTATTTTTGAcccttttaaatttttagtaCTCTTGATTACAAAAACAAAgcgaaagaaaacaaacaaacattaaaACCCCACCAATCCTGAGTGGTTAAAGAGCTGGAATAAGGAATGAAGTAATGCAGATATTTGCAATAATTTAACCTGCAGTGTATGTGGTTGCTCTACACCTCCAGCATTTCCAGAAGGGCAAGCTACTTAATTCAATGGCTCCCAAGTGGTCCCTCCAAAAGGACAACTActaaaggatttttttagaaaacactGGGACTTTTTTTGCTTTGGGCAGAATAAATCATATTAGTATCGCTTCAAGTCTATTTTTACAAGTCAAACAGgcaaacaagagaaaaaaaaagaggcaaatttCAATTTATAGACACAAAAATCACCTTATGAGCACGCTCAGAGCCCCCAGAGGCGTGACAATAGTTGCTGGAGCAAAGGCATAGGCAGCAAAGTTGGCAGCTTCCCCTCCACCCACTAAacaaacacaagaaaaataaataccagtCAGTTACAGAGCactttctgtgttttctcttgggGGTTTGCAAACCAGCAAGATGTCACTTGTAGAATGGGTTTTATGCTGGGGGTTTCATCCTGCTGCTAACAGGGGCAGACAGTGAGTGAAAAtctatttcaaataaaaagaggcacccctggagaagggaacccctccatggaaagggctgggggtgccagggctTGGCTCAGGAGCCCCCCAGCCTAGCCAGGCTGTGTGGGGGTAACGAGGGAGGGGGTGGCTGTGGGACCCCCAGTGCTGGAAGGCTGCTTGTCCCCTCCACACCGTGTCCTTGGGGCTGTGgtgtccccctctgtccccaagcagtgagggcagagccagggggGGACACcttgagctgcagctgccacgCTGAGAGCCAGAACAGAGGGCTCTGAAACAGCCTGTTGGAAAATCTGCTgccccctgtgcagctttgagTCCAGTTTTAGGGGATACTGTAAAGCCTTGAGTCCAGTTTTAGGAGATACAAGCaggaaataaagattttaaGTCTTGTTTTAAGGGAAAGCAAGTTTCTTCAAGGAAGGAGGTGCTACCAACACCTCTTtatctccctgtgctgcagcatgaAACCTTCCCAGAGCCCCCAGGCACTCAGGGGAGGTTGTTTGCCCTGTGCCTGGTACACAGGCAGACCTGCCAGCTGCCCTATTAAAACCTGGCTTTTCATGCTTTTGATCAGGTAAAACTGAGCTAGCAGGTCCTGCCAGTCCTGCAGAAGGACTGAGAGGGAGATCCTGCATGGATCActgcctctcctctccctgaggAACCTCTGCTGAGGATGGAGGAACTCACAGAAAACAGGCTTTAAGCACCATACTCAGTTTCACAGGGACAgaccctggaaaagctgcaaacCCAGGGAAACAGCTCCTACTTACTGGTTAACAAGCCAGCCCACCAGAGCCAGTCCTTTAGGTAGCCATGGCCTCCatctcctggggaagaaaagcacatgcAGGAGTTAACAACCATATTCTTCAGAGCAAGAGATGAGAATGTCCCTTTGGAGAGGCATAAATTCCAAGGAGAGGAGTGTGACAAAGAACAGGGAAGAATGGACTGTGTTTGGAGTTAATCCAATTCTGGTCCTAGCCCACAGGCTGTTGGACATAAGGAGTTTGAGCCTGCTGACATGGAGAACCCTGATTTTGCTGGGTCAAGGAGAGCCCAGTTTTTGGATAAATATGACCTGATGGAGCTGTCAGTACCAGCAGTGTTTGACTTGCCTTGGAGAAAAGTTATGTGCTCACATAACAGGGGTGACACACTGGGACTGAGAGAGTACAGGGCAAgataggacaaggggcaatGAAGAGTTGATCAGGAAGACTTCAGGACATAGGGAAAAATCTTTTGCTAGAGTTTAGCTTCTTCTGGTTCCTCAACAACTCCATAAATGCTGAAGATCAAATGTTATGCTCTGGTATTTCTCAGAAATTTctggtttatttgttttaggGTCTTTTTGCTTGGTCAGGGCTTTTCCCAAGATCTCTTTCTGTCAGCTGCAATTTTCTGTCATTAATCTCTAATTTCTTTCAGCGTGTTAAACATCCTGAAAAATAGGGAGGGGTTTGCTCTTGTTTTACTCGCTTGACTCTGCTGTGGGAAGAGTTcatggaggaaaggaggagagagaCATCTACAGTTGAAGCAATACTGATATTTCACTGTGCAAGTATAATGTCAAAAAGCAAACTCATCTGTGTTCAGCAGCTGTGTGTACCCAGCCCAGTGACACAGGATGGAGATGGACCCGAGACTGCCCAGTGGCTCAGCTGCTGTTGGTAGCTTTGCTGGCTGTCTCTGGATAATCCTTCATCATTCCATGCCTCTGTGTCCCCATATGGGCACAGAGTACAATGGGGATGGTGATATTTACTCTCCCTGAAAGGTTATTTAAGAACTGTTCCTAGGCCAGAACTGGAAAGCAGCAGTAATTTAATTATCATTGCTCTCTTTTGCAGTTATGCAAGTAGGTCAGCTGCCAGGTAGGACTTACCCTGCTGTTGGAAGATGTTTGCAATGCTGATGGGATGTGTCCAATTTCACAGTGCAATTCTGCTCTAGGCAGTGCTGCTCCACCACTACCCatccatatatatatgtatatatgtgtgtgtgtgtgtagacATAAATACACCTTGCCCTGAGAGCCTGGTGCTAGAGGAAAGTTATCTGCAGGTTGTTGTGCAACACAGCTCCAAAGAATCCCTTTGGATTCCCACAGAGTTCCCACAGAGCCGGCCTGTCCTGCATTCACACACTCTTGCTAATGCAATCCAATCACACGGAGCTGCGTCCTCCTCTCGGTGACCTGGTGGCAAAGCTGCCTGGTGCTTCACCTAGAGCAAGAGGGgggtcagggctgtgctgctctgcccacagctgTGAGCTGCAGCTTTGTGCAAAGGGACCCATTTCAAAGAGCTTTTAGCACTCTGCTTGCTCCTGGCCCCACGCTCTGAGCGATGGGCACgcactgctctgctgtggggACACGTCTCATCTCACAGGACCATCCCTTGCTATTTGtggtgccaggcaggggaaCGCTGCTTTTAGCTGAGCTCCTCCAGTGCAGGGCTCTGTAAATTAGCTCCTTTCCAATAGAGAGACTGTAAATTAACTCCTTTCCAATGCCAGGCCTGTGAATGAGCTCCTCAGCTCCCACATAGCACTGCTGCCTGGTTCTCACACACAAAGATGCATCTACAAAAGCTCTTATTTACATTGCTGGTGGAGAACTGACTGTACCCAGAGGTGTTCCCTTGCCTCAGGAGTGCTGAAATTTGGACTGTGTGTAGTCCCAGGAACAGGTggtccctgcccctcctgcccccatGGAAGCTTTACCTGCCCTGGTGCCTCCCTTCTCCACCAGCCGTAGCAGTCCCTTCTTCTTGAGGATGACGCTGCTCCCGATGAGGAAGCTGGAGAAGACAGCCAAGCCCAGGCCAATGTAGAATCCATAATTATTTTCCAGACGAGTTATCCAGGAACTATCTGAAGTTCCATTCTCCTGGATAGAGTCAGCTGGGACAGCATTGCTGATCACTTGGCACACGACCCggtgggaaaggcaggaaagggTGATCAGAGACCCTTGGAGATAAAACAGCAAATTACTGACATGATTAACAACAGTCTCCCTACTCCCTCAGGCTCATTCAGATGTCCCCCTGCACAGCCACCCATGCTGTCAGCCTAACAACACCCAAAGCTCAGGACACCTCTTTACTCACACGTGGAAATGGCAGGGTGTTGTCTGACAGATTTATGGCCTGCAGTTCAAGCATCTTTGACACTGAATGAGTCTACATACTGAGCTGGTAGGCCACAAGGAcctctaaaaataatttgaatttccaAATATATAAGCCAGAGTCTCTCCACCAAATCCCAATGTTATGGAGTTGAACTAGGCCTTATCAACACTTAACCTTGTTGATCCAAAGGCTTTGGTACTTTCCAGCCAACTAATCCCCACACCTGCCAGCTCATCTGCAGTTGTAACTTTGGGTTTAATGTGGAGTGATGCCAACACTGTAACTGTGCATCTGTTCCTactctgtgtgctgagctgtgtcATAAGACAACATCAGATTCATCCCAGACAATTAATTTCCTCTACTGTTTAACTGTTTTATTCTACCTATTTGCAAAATGCCTGAGAGCTCCTAAAGCAAACCCAGTCCTGCCAGTGTGGAAGGACTGAGAGCAGGCACAGTTTTCTGCTGTTAACACCAAAAGCACTGCACTCTATGGCTTTGGCCAAGGTGTGTTGTTGTGTGGGGGTGGGAAATTGCCAAGTTTCTTCCTCCCCTGACACTCCTACCACACCCAGCACATCTTTCTATCGCAATCTTTACTCCAAGTGTAGTAAAGATGGTGTGACTGTGACCATGAGGAACAGAGCAGCCAGGTGGAGTACAAAAGTCTCTTTGTAGTAAAAgacttcagtttttttttttttctttcctgaactCACATAGGAATTATAGAACAAGTATTTGTGTCTCTGCAGGCAGGAGTGTGGAATGGCCAAACTGCTCCCAGCAGTGTCAGGAGCCTGGGCATGGGCCCCACATTTTCCCTGAACCAGGAGCCTGGCTTACATTTTAAGCAGTTACAATCCCTGGCCCCGGCACACACAGCTGAGGTTTTGGATCTGAATTGGCTATAAACgtttttctaaaggaaaaaatagcagTGACTTTCTAGAAGAGTTTCCAAGGGttccctactttttttttcctactaggaaaaacatttttgatcGTGAAAATATTTCCTGGGGAATAAGGGGGGCGACTTCCCTCCTTAGCTGGGTGAAAATCTCCACCAGGTACTCCCGGGCACAAGCACAAGGCAGCGGGACGAGGATTACCGACCGCATTAAGCAATCCTTAAATGAATAATAAATGCAAAAACCCCAACTCCTGGTTTCTCTGTGCGCTCTAGGGCTGGCAGAGCGCGGTGCCGGCTGCGAGAGTTTCCCCATTCCTACACAGAcctcaaaaaaataaagagaagagtcCCCGAAGCCAGCaaacagcccagagcagagcagtgacgGACACAGCCCCAAATCCGGGGGGATGAGGCCGGGGGGTGCGGCGGGCTCGGAGCCGGAGCGGCTGCGCCGTCCCGGACCGGACCCGGACCGGACCCGGTCCTGTCCCGGTGCTGTCCCGGTCCTGTCCCGGTGCTGTCCCGGACCTGTCCCGGTCCTGTCCCGGACCTGTCCCGGTCCTGTCCCGGCGCTCCGCGGCCCGCTGCCCCGGCTGCACCCACcgttgctgcagctgctgttcgTCTCCAGCGGCTCCATCGCCTTCGCTCTCCGGCCGCTCAGCGCATCCCGGGCCGAGGGCAGGGCCGGGCACACCTGAGCccgccccgctcctcccccggcccggcccggcccggcccggccccgcccggcccctcGCAGGGCTGGGAGCGCCGGGAATGCCCTGCGGAGCCTTGCGCGGTCCCCAGGGCCAGCCCCGCATCCCCAGCCCTTGTCCCCATCCTCCCAGTTCTTGTCCCCATCTTCccactccttgtccccatcTCTAGCCTTTGTCCACATCCTCCCAGCCCTTGTCTCCATCCTCCCAGTCCTTGTCCCCAACCCTTGTCCCCATCCTCCCAGCCCTTGTCCCCATTCCTTGCCCTTGTCCCCATCCACCCAgcccttgtccccatccctagcccttgtccccatcctcccactccttgtccccatccctagcccttgtccccatcctcccactccttgtccccatccTCCCATTCCTTGTCCCCATCCTCCCAATCCTTGTTCCCATCCCTAGCCCTTGTCCCCATCCTCCCagcccttgtccccagccctcatccccatccctagCCCTTGTCCCCATCCTCTCAGCCTTTGCCCCCATCCTCCCACTCCTTGCCCCCATCCCTAGCCCTTGTCCCCATCCTGGTACCTGCCTGCCCGGTTGGTGTGGTGGCATCTCCATGGGGTTCTGCCCTgtcacacagagctgggatGAGGCTCCTGCCACTGGGTTTCGAGGCTCCTGCCACTGGGTTTCTCCTCTGGAGGGTGTTTTCCTCTTTGCAGAGACTGGAgaaggcactggggcagcaggagggtggCTCGGAGGTCTGTGAGCCCAGGTGTGGGGTTAGTGTGCGCTGTGTGGGTTGTACAAAGGGGTTGTAGtggaaacagaaattaaaggTAATCGAGAGAAATGCTAGTGGCAATGTGGACTCAAGCTTAGAGGTGTTTTTCAACCTTTTGGGCTGAACAATATATGAAGGATATAAAGTGGTTAGGGAACATTCAAAAGAGGGCCACGAAGAttgtgaagggtctggaggagaAGCCACGTGAAGAGCAactgaggtcacttggtttgttcagaCTGGAGAAGAGGAAT comes from the Lonchura striata isolate bLonStr1 chromosome 15, bLonStr1.mat, whole genome shotgun sequence genome and includes:
- the NIPAL4 gene encoding magnesium transporter NIPA4 isoform X2 yields the protein MEPLETNSSCSNGSLITLSCLSHRVVCQVISNAVPADSIQENGTSDSSWITRLENNYGFYIGLGLAVFSSFLIGSSVILKKKGLLRLVEKGGTRAGDGGHGYLKDWLWWAGLLTMGGGEAANFAAYAFAPATIVTPLGALSVLISAILSSYLLGERLNLLGKLGCLLSLVGSTVMVIHAPEDEEVTTLEEMTSKLKEPGFLAYAAILLALCFLLIFYLAPRYGQSNILIYLTICSVIGAFSVSSVKGLGIAIKGFFAGQPVLQHPLTWILVVTLVASITTQINYLNKSLDIFNTSLVFPIYYVLFTTIVITTSIILFKEWVAMTVVDIIGTVCGFLTIILGVFLLHAFKDMDVSLGNLPQVLQNEQPAPVTRDDKNILIEVDNSSIAPEDKPKTLA
- the NIPAL4 gene encoding magnesium transporter NIPA4 isoform X1 — protein: MEPLETNSSCSNGSLITLSCLSHRVVCQVISNAVPADSIQENGTSDSSWITRLENNYGFYIGLGLAVFSSFLIGSSVILKKKGLLRLVEKGGTRAGDGGHGYLKDWLWWAGLLTMGGGEAANFAAYAFAPATIVTPLGALSVLISAILSSYLLGERLNLLGKLGCLLSLVGSTVMVIHAPEDEEVTTLEEMTSKLKEPGFLAYAAILLALCFLLIFYLAPRYGQSNILIYLTICSVIGAFSVSSVKGLGIAIKGFFAGQPVLQHPLTWILVVTLVASITTQINYLNKSLDIFNTSLVFPIYYVLFTTIVITTSIILFKEWVAMTVVDIIGTVCGFLTIILGVFLLHAFKDMDVSLGNLPQVLQNEQPAPVTRDDKNILIEVDNSSIAPEDKPKVFMLYT